In Chiroxiphia lanceolata isolate bChiLan1 chromosome 2, bChiLan1.pri, whole genome shotgun sequence, a single genomic region encodes these proteins:
- the PCF11 gene encoding pre-mRNA cleavage complex 2 protein Pcf11 isoform X3, protein MSAPESSAGSSEAREDACRDYQSSLEDLTFNSKPHINMLTILAEENVPFAKDIVSLIEAQIAKAPASEKLPVMYLMDSIVKNVGREYLTAFTKNLVATFICVFEKVDENTRKSLFKLRSTWDDIFPLKKLYALDVRVNSLDPAWPIKPLPPNVNTSSIHVNPKFLNKSPEESTAPTSAVTSGASTPPAVPEIQKNLTQEQLIRQQLLAKQKQLLELQQKKLELELEQTKAQLAVSLSVQQGSSTIASVPAPSKQHMSPTPHMTVKPPHQTAVQSEKNKPSPSPPLHDVKIVNRDPRLNRMGQHSSHTKDQSHRKEFSPNVTSQSDTKANKTTQGEKQNSTKSEKSRASEKTQKKELDQSKAKSKSPSPLKNKLPDTKDSKSQECESSKVSDISKRDPRLKRHLQDKSEGKEEEVKEKRRSTEKKEKEEHKICEHRPVGSRNKVINGAVQKQDITTEESEKQGGKQGRSSSRKRSRSRSPKARSPSTHSPKRRERRSPKRRLRSLSPTSSTPKIGKIRQIGTKQSHVEEGTQAARDERSSNKRNVKQEVRDPRRVKKAQEERPQETATQHSTKASPDPKENAENWQGSKSGKRWKSGWEENKNSQQNDEHQALGKSPHQRHRENWPAGKGILSPRAPKQQHRLSVDANLQIPKELTSASKRELLKKANDRLTSGEITQDEFLMVAHQIRQLFQYQEGKHRCNVWDSPTEEKCGLKKKPLLSDAELTYYEHKAKLKRTQVQHSLSRLDLLDPEDILDYHVPDALLSGIECEQAKAKRGVQFDRKEPFPERSRRHSPVSGTTRPFADNLSPLESRRRLEEQRATKGARGSDPYDSWAESDEFRDALRQQGKGTTEFQKIDGDALCRFDNREERQLLGQAGVREEPRSPFSERFKRARYEDPEKAPFPDSPGSRFGGIEAKQRISALMEDRPLFDGSPRPAAARVGVDGQGSPFVDGPAAGSSSRIDGPPGQAAMRFEGPLVGAGASQFDGPLAGAGGAGALRFDGPPGQLAGALRFEGPPGQVGGGGPLRFEGPLGPLRFEGPAGQPVGGPRFEGSGVGLRFEGPRGQPSGGLRFEGPHGQPGGGLRFDGPHLQPLGPHGQPGGGLRFEGPHGQPMGPHGPSGGGLRFEGPHGPSGGGLRLEGPHGQPGLGPRLIDGPVHQGAGGLRFDGPLGRAGPRFDGCHAAGFDGQPGQLSLLQRFDGIHGQPGPRLGPGQQAQARFETAIPQRFDGPHQPASRFDLPLGLQGARFENVANHPASRLEMSPYGQGGPFVEHPGQGYNGPTHGMQFQRPDIFDGSPGPNFNGPAGPGAQNFPLRAAGHYFDEKGLQGPQYGNFNNMPMGSNQVSLMSAQPGPYGQGQQYLPNPGSFVQNPAGALPHSYPDNHLGQLDVNELFAKLLKTGILKLSKTDSTSAQANETSAQPTAEEEEDDQNEDQNVPDLTNFVVEELRQRYDSVINRLYTGIQCYSCGMRFTTSQTDVYADHLDWHYRQNRTEKDVSRKITHRRWYYSLTDWIEFEEIADLEERAKSQFFEKAHEEVVLKTQEAAKEKEFQSVPAGPAGAVESCEICQEQFEQYWDEEEEEWHLKNAIRVDEKIYHPSCYEDYQNTSSFDCTPSPSKTPSENPLNIMLNIVKQETEESCDSPKIKEEPDDTPPVCAEESTPASTDIKTEPEESV, encoded by the exons GCTCCTGCGTCAGAGAAGCTCCCCGTTATGTACCTAATGGATTCCATTGTCAAGAATGTGGGAAGAGAGTATCTCACTGCATTTACTAAAAACCTAGTTGCAacatttatttgtgtatttgaaaag gTGGATGAAAATACTaggaaaagtttatttaaattacGCTCCACATGGgatgatatttttcctttgaagaaacTATATGCACTTGATGTCAGAGTCAACTCATTAGATCCTGCCTGGCCAATTAAACCTCTGCCCCCAAATGTGAATACTTCTAGCATCCATGTGAATCctaagtttttaaataaatcg CCAGAGGAATCTACTGCACCTACCTCTGCTGTCACTTCTGGTGCCTCTACTCCTCCAGCTGTTcctgaaatacaaaagaattTGACACAGGAGCAACTGATCAGGCAGCAATTGCttgcaaagcaaaagcagttgTTAgaacttcagcaaaaaaaactagagctggagctggaacaGACTAAAGCACAGTTG gCTGTATCTCTTAGTGTTCAGCAGGGATCATCTACTATAGCTTCAGTTCCAGCACCTTCCAAGCAACATATGTCTCCCACACCTCATATGACAGTTAAACCGCCTCATCAGACTGCTGTgcaatctgaaaaaaacaaaccatccCCAAGTCCTCCACTTCATGATGTCAAAATAGTAAACAGGGATCCTCGACTTAATAGGATGGGTCAACATTCTTCACATACTAAAGATCAATCTCATAGGAAAGAATTTTCACCGAATGTGACCAGCCAGTCTGATACTAaggcaaacaaaacaacacagggTGAAAAACAGAACTCTACAAAGTCAGAAAAATCGAGAGCaagtgaaaaaacacagaagaaagaactTGACCAGTCTAAAGCAAAATCTAAGTCACCATCCCCTTTGAAAAATAAGCTACCTGATACTAAAGACAGTAAAAGCCAGGAATGTGAAAGCAGTAAAGTGTCTGACATTAGTAAGCGGGATCCAAGACTGAAAAGACATCTTCAAGATAAGTCGGAGGGCAAAGAAGAGGAGGtcaaagaaaagaggagaagtacagagaaaaaggaaaaagaggagcaTAAAATATGTGAACATAGACCAGTGGGGAGCAGAAATAAAGTGATTAATGGTGCAGTTCAGAAACAAGACATAACTACAGAGGAGTCAGAAAAACAGggtggaaaacagggaagatCAAGTAGTAGAAAACGGTCACGATCACGCTCCCCTAAGGCACGGTCACCATCTACGCATTCTccaaaaagaagagagaggagatcACCTAAAAGAAGACTTAGGAGTTTATCTCCTACTTCATCAACTCCTAAAATTGGCAAGATACGTCAGATAGGCACTAAGCAGTCTCATGTTGAAGAAGGCACACAAGCAGCAAGAGATGAAAGAAGTTCTAATAAGAGAAATGTTAAACAAGAGGTGCGAGATCCAAGGAGAGTGAAAAAAGCCCAAGAGGAAAGACCCCAAGAAACAGCCACCCAGCATTCTACAAAAGCTTCTCCAGATCCAAAGGAGAATGCAGAAAACTGGCAAGGATCCAAATCAGGCAAGAGGTGGAAATCTGgttgggaagaaaataaaaa CTCACAGCAGAATGATGAACACCAAGCACTTGGTAAATCCCCTCACCAAAGACACAGGGAAAACTGGCCTGCTGGTAAAGGAATTTTATCACCCCGAGcaccaaagcagcagcaccGTTTAAGTGTGGATGCCAATTTACAGATTCCCAAAGAATTGACATCTGCAAGCAAGAGAGAATTACTTAAGAAG GCCAATGACCGCTTAACATCCGGTGAAATAACACAAGATGAGTTCCTCATGGTAGCTCATCAGATCCGACAGCTGTTCCAGTATCAGGAAGGAAAGCACAGATGTAATGTCTGGGATAGCCCTACAGAGGAAAAATGTGGTTTGAAAAAGAAACCTCTTCTATCAGATGCAGAATTAACATATTATGAACATAAAGCTAAACTAAAAAGGACACAAGTTCAGCATTCACTGTCAAGGCTTGATCTGTTGGATCCTGAAGATATTTTGGATTATCATGTACCTGATGCATTGCTTTCTGGAATAGAATGTGAGCAAGCAAAAGCCAAGCGTGGAGTACAGTTTGACAGAAAAGAACCATTTCCGGAACGATCAAGGAGACACTCTCCTGTAAGTGGCACTACGAGGCCTTTTGCTGATAACCTGTCACCACTTGAGAGTCGACGAAGACTTGAAGAACAACGTGCTACTAAAGGAGCAAGAGGTTCCGATCCTTATGACAGCTGGGCAGAATCGGATGAATTCAGAGATGCTCTCAGGCAACAGGGGAAAGGCACAACAGAGTTCCAGAAAATTGATGGAGATGCACTCTGCAGGTTTGATAATCGTGAAGAAAGACAACTTCTTGGGCAAGCTG GTGTTCGAGAGGAACCAAGATCACCATTCAGTGAACGTTTCAAAAGAGCTAGGTATGAAGATCCAGAGAAAGCACCATTTCCAGACAGTCCAGGATCTAGATTTGGAGGTATTGAAGCAAAGCAGAGGATAAGTGCACTAATGGAAGACAGACCTCTCTTTGATGGCTCACCTAGACCAGCTGCTGCAAGGGTTGGAGTAGATGGACAAGGAAGTCCTTTTGTTGATGGTCCCGCTGCTGGTTCAAGTTCCAGAATTGATGGGCCACCTGGACAGGCTGCTATGAGATTTGAGGGGCCTTTGGTGGGGGCAGGTGCATCTCAGTTTGATGGACcactggcaggagcaggaggagctggagccctAAGATTTGATGGGCCACCAGGGCAGCTGGCAGGGGCCCTGAGGTTTGAAGGACCCCCAGGACAGGTTGGTGGAGGAGGTCCACTGAGGTTTGAGGGACCTCTTGGGCCTTTGCGGTTCGAGGGGCCTGCAGGGCAGCCTGTAGGTGGTCCTAGATTTGAAGGATCTGGAGTTGGTCTGAGGTTTGAGGGTCCCCGTGGTCAACCTTCAGGTGGTCTCAGGTTTGAGGGACCTCATG GTCAACCAGGGGGTGGCCTCAGGTTTGATGGGCCACATTTACAGCCATTGGGGCCCCATGGACAACCTGGAGGTGGCCTCAGATTTGAGGGTCCACATGGTCAGCCTATGGGGCCACATGGACCATCAGGTGGTGGGCTCAGATTTGAGGGGCCACATGGGCCATCAGGTGGTGGGCTGAGATTGGAAGGACCACATGGTCAGCCAGGTCTAGGTCCTAGGTTGATTGATGGACCGGTACACCAGGGAGCTGGTGGACTTCGATTTGATGGTCCTCTGGGTCGGGCTGGTCCGAGATTTGATGGCTGTCATGCAGCTGGATTTGATGGTCAGCCTGGACAGCTGTCTCTCCTACAAAGATTTGATGGAATTCATGGACAGCCTGGTCCAAGATTGGGACCTGGTCAACAGGCACAAGCAAGATTTGAAACAGCCATACCTCAAAGATTTGATGGACCTCACCAGCCAGCCTCTAGATTTGACTTGCCCCTTGGCCTTCAAGGTGCACGTTTTGAAAATGTAGCCAACCATCCTGCCTCAAGACTAGAAATGTCACCATATGGACAAGGTGGTCCATTTGTTGAACATCCTGGCCAGGGCTACAATGGACCAACTCATGGAATGCAGTTCCAGAGACCTGATATATTTGATGGTTCACCTGGACCAAATTTCAATGGGCCAGCTGGCCCAGGAGCACAGAACTTCCCACTGAGAGCAGCTGGACATTACTTTGATGAAAAAGGTCTTCAAGGTCCTCAATATGGAAATTTCAATAATATGCCAATGGGAAGTAATCAG GTTTCTCTCATGTCTGCTCAACCAGGACCTTATGGCCAAGGTCAACAGTATTTGCCAAATCCTGGAAGTTTTGTCCAGAATCCTGCAG GAGCCCTTCCTCATTCGTATCCTGATAACCATCTGGGACAACTTGATGTCAATGAATTGTTTGCTAAACTGCTGAAAACAGGGATCCTCAAATTATCAAAAACTGATTCCACTTCAGCAC AAGCAAATGAAACATCAGCCCAGCCAActgctgaagaagaagaagatgatCAGAATGAAGATCAAAATGTTCCAGACCTCACTAACTTCGTAGTTGAAGAACTTAGACA GCGTTATGATAGTGTTATAAATCGACTGTACACTGGAATTCAGTGTTACTCATGTGGAATGAGATTCACTACGTCACAGACAGATGTTTATGCAGATCATTTGGATTGGCATTATCGCCAGAATAGGACAGAAAAAGATGTTAGCAGAAAAATTACACACAGGAGATGGTACTACAGTTTAACA GACTGGATTGAATTTGAAGAAATAGCAGATCTAGAGGAGCGTGCTAAAAGCCAGTTCTTTGAAAAAGCTCATGAAGAGGTTGTGTTGAAGACACAAGAAGCTGCAAAAGAGAAGGAGTTTCAGAGTGTCCCTGCTGGACCAGCTGGAGCGGTCGAG agctgtgaaATTTGCCAGGAACAATTTGAACAGTATtgggatgaggaagaggaagagtgGCACCTGAAGAATGCTATCAGAGTAGATGAAAAG atttaccATCCGTCTTGTTACGAAGATTATCAAAAT ACATCATCATTTGATTGCACACCATCTCCCAGCAAGACTCCTTCAGAAAATCCACTGAATATAATGTTGAACATTGttaaacaagaaacagaagagtcCTGTGACTCACCTAAAATTAAAGAAGAACCTGATGACACCCCTCCTGTCTGTGCAGAAGAGAGCACACCTGCATCTACAGATATAAAAACAGAACCTGAAGAATCTGTTTAA
- the PCF11 gene encoding pre-mRNA cleavage complex 2 protein Pcf11 isoform X1, whose amino-acid sequence MSAPESSAGSSEAREDACRDYQSSLEDLTFNSKPHINMLTILAEENVPFAKDIVSLIEAQIAKAPASEKLPVMYLMDSIVKNVGREYLTAFTKNLVATFICVFEKVDENTRKSLFKLRSTWDDIFPLKKLYALDVRVNSLDPAWPIKPLPPNVNTSSIHVNPKFLNKSPEESTAPTSAVTSGASTPPAVPEIQKNLTQEQLIRQQLLAKQKQLLELQQKKLELELEQTKAQLAVSLSVQQGSSTIASVPAPSKQHMSPTPHMTVKPPHQTAVQSEKNKPSPSPPLHDVKIVNRDPRLNRMGQHSSHTKDQSHRKEFSPNVTSQSDTKANKTTQGEKQNSTKSEKSRASEKTQKKELDQSKAKSKSPSPLKNKLPDTKDSKSQECESSKVSDISKRDPRLKRHLQDKSEGKEEEVKEKRRSTEKKEKEEHKICEHRPVGSRNKVINGAVQKQDITTEESEKQGGKQGRSSSRKRSRSRSPKARSPSTHSPKRRERRSPKRRLRSLSPTSSTPKIGKIRQIGTKQSHVEEGTQAARDERSSNKRNVKQEVRDPRRVKKAQEERPQETATQHSTKASPDPKENAENWQGSKSGKRWKSGWEENKNSQQNDEHQALGKSPHQRHRENWPAGKGILSPRAPKQQHRLSVDANLQIPKELTSASKRELLKKANDRLTSGEITQDEFLMVAHQIRQLFQYQEGKHRCNVWDSPTEEKCGLKKKPLLSDAELTYYEHKAKLKRTQVQHSLSRLDLLDPEDILDYHVPDALLSGIECEQAKAKRGVQFDRKEPFPERSRRHSPVSGTTRPFADNLSPLESRRRLEEQRATKGARGSDPYDSWAESDEFRDALRQQGKGTTEFQKIDGDALCRFDNREERQLLGQAGVREEPRSPFSERFKRARYEDPEKAPFPDSPGSRFGGIEAKQRISALMEDRPLFDGSPRPAAARVGVDGQGSPFVDGPAAGSSSRIDGPPGQAAMRFEGPLVGAGASQFDGPLAGAGGAGALRFDGPPGQLAGALRFEGPPGQVGGGGPLRFEGPLGPLRFEGPAGQPVGGPRFEGSGVGLRFEGPRGQPSGGLRFEGPHGQPMGPRGQPGGALRFEGPHGQPLGPHGQPGGGLRFDGPHLQPLGPHGQPGGGLRFEGPHGQPMGPHGPSGGGLRFEGPHGPSGGGLRLEGPHGQPGLGPRLIDGPVHQGAGGLRFDGPLGRAGPRFDGCHAAGFDGQPGQLSLLQRFDGIHGQPGPRLGPGQQAQARFETAIPQRFDGPHQPASRFDLPLGLQGARFENVANHPASRLEMSPYGQGGPFVEHPGQGYNGPTHGMQFQRPDIFDGSPGPNFNGPAGPGAQNFPLRAAGHYFDEKGLQGPQYGNFNNMPMGSNQVSLMSAQPGPYGQGQQYLPNPGSFVQNPAGALPHSYPDNHLGQLDVNELFAKLLKTGILKLSKTDSTSAQANETSAQPTAEEEEDDQNEDQNVPDLTNFVVEELRQRYDSVINRLYTGIQCYSCGMRFTTSQTDVYADHLDWHYRQNRTEKDVSRKITHRRWYYSLTDWIEFEEIADLEERAKSQFFEKAHEEVVLKTQEAAKEKEFQSVPAGPAGAVESCEICQEQFEQYWDEEEEEWHLKNAIRVDEKIYHPSCYEDYQNTSSFDCTPSPSKTPSENPLNIMLNIVKQETEESCDSPKIKEEPDDTPPVCAEESTPASTDIKTEPEESV is encoded by the exons GCTCCTGCGTCAGAGAAGCTCCCCGTTATGTACCTAATGGATTCCATTGTCAAGAATGTGGGAAGAGAGTATCTCACTGCATTTACTAAAAACCTAGTTGCAacatttatttgtgtatttgaaaag gTGGATGAAAATACTaggaaaagtttatttaaattacGCTCCACATGGgatgatatttttcctttgaagaaacTATATGCACTTGATGTCAGAGTCAACTCATTAGATCCTGCCTGGCCAATTAAACCTCTGCCCCCAAATGTGAATACTTCTAGCATCCATGTGAATCctaagtttttaaataaatcg CCAGAGGAATCTACTGCACCTACCTCTGCTGTCACTTCTGGTGCCTCTACTCCTCCAGCTGTTcctgaaatacaaaagaattTGACACAGGAGCAACTGATCAGGCAGCAATTGCttgcaaagcaaaagcagttgTTAgaacttcagcaaaaaaaactagagctggagctggaacaGACTAAAGCACAGTTG gCTGTATCTCTTAGTGTTCAGCAGGGATCATCTACTATAGCTTCAGTTCCAGCACCTTCCAAGCAACATATGTCTCCCACACCTCATATGACAGTTAAACCGCCTCATCAGACTGCTGTgcaatctgaaaaaaacaaaccatccCCAAGTCCTCCACTTCATGATGTCAAAATAGTAAACAGGGATCCTCGACTTAATAGGATGGGTCAACATTCTTCACATACTAAAGATCAATCTCATAGGAAAGAATTTTCACCGAATGTGACCAGCCAGTCTGATACTAaggcaaacaaaacaacacagggTGAAAAACAGAACTCTACAAAGTCAGAAAAATCGAGAGCaagtgaaaaaacacagaagaaagaactTGACCAGTCTAAAGCAAAATCTAAGTCACCATCCCCTTTGAAAAATAAGCTACCTGATACTAAAGACAGTAAAAGCCAGGAATGTGAAAGCAGTAAAGTGTCTGACATTAGTAAGCGGGATCCAAGACTGAAAAGACATCTTCAAGATAAGTCGGAGGGCAAAGAAGAGGAGGtcaaagaaaagaggagaagtacagagaaaaaggaaaaagaggagcaTAAAATATGTGAACATAGACCAGTGGGGAGCAGAAATAAAGTGATTAATGGTGCAGTTCAGAAACAAGACATAACTACAGAGGAGTCAGAAAAACAGggtggaaaacagggaagatCAAGTAGTAGAAAACGGTCACGATCACGCTCCCCTAAGGCACGGTCACCATCTACGCATTCTccaaaaagaagagagaggagatcACCTAAAAGAAGACTTAGGAGTTTATCTCCTACTTCATCAACTCCTAAAATTGGCAAGATACGTCAGATAGGCACTAAGCAGTCTCATGTTGAAGAAGGCACACAAGCAGCAAGAGATGAAAGAAGTTCTAATAAGAGAAATGTTAAACAAGAGGTGCGAGATCCAAGGAGAGTGAAAAAAGCCCAAGAGGAAAGACCCCAAGAAACAGCCACCCAGCATTCTACAAAAGCTTCTCCAGATCCAAAGGAGAATGCAGAAAACTGGCAAGGATCCAAATCAGGCAAGAGGTGGAAATCTGgttgggaagaaaataaaaa CTCACAGCAGAATGATGAACACCAAGCACTTGGTAAATCCCCTCACCAAAGACACAGGGAAAACTGGCCTGCTGGTAAAGGAATTTTATCACCCCGAGcaccaaagcagcagcaccGTTTAAGTGTGGATGCCAATTTACAGATTCCCAAAGAATTGACATCTGCAAGCAAGAGAGAATTACTTAAGAAG GCCAATGACCGCTTAACATCCGGTGAAATAACACAAGATGAGTTCCTCATGGTAGCTCATCAGATCCGACAGCTGTTCCAGTATCAGGAAGGAAAGCACAGATGTAATGTCTGGGATAGCCCTACAGAGGAAAAATGTGGTTTGAAAAAGAAACCTCTTCTATCAGATGCAGAATTAACATATTATGAACATAAAGCTAAACTAAAAAGGACACAAGTTCAGCATTCACTGTCAAGGCTTGATCTGTTGGATCCTGAAGATATTTTGGATTATCATGTACCTGATGCATTGCTTTCTGGAATAGAATGTGAGCAAGCAAAAGCCAAGCGTGGAGTACAGTTTGACAGAAAAGAACCATTTCCGGAACGATCAAGGAGACACTCTCCTGTAAGTGGCACTACGAGGCCTTTTGCTGATAACCTGTCACCACTTGAGAGTCGACGAAGACTTGAAGAACAACGTGCTACTAAAGGAGCAAGAGGTTCCGATCCTTATGACAGCTGGGCAGAATCGGATGAATTCAGAGATGCTCTCAGGCAACAGGGGAAAGGCACAACAGAGTTCCAGAAAATTGATGGAGATGCACTCTGCAGGTTTGATAATCGTGAAGAAAGACAACTTCTTGGGCAAGCTG GTGTTCGAGAGGAACCAAGATCACCATTCAGTGAACGTTTCAAAAGAGCTAGGTATGAAGATCCAGAGAAAGCACCATTTCCAGACAGTCCAGGATCTAGATTTGGAGGTATTGAAGCAAAGCAGAGGATAAGTGCACTAATGGAAGACAGACCTCTCTTTGATGGCTCACCTAGACCAGCTGCTGCAAGGGTTGGAGTAGATGGACAAGGAAGTCCTTTTGTTGATGGTCCCGCTGCTGGTTCAAGTTCCAGAATTGATGGGCCACCTGGACAGGCTGCTATGAGATTTGAGGGGCCTTTGGTGGGGGCAGGTGCATCTCAGTTTGATGGACcactggcaggagcaggaggagctggagccctAAGATTTGATGGGCCACCAGGGCAGCTGGCAGGGGCCCTGAGGTTTGAAGGACCCCCAGGACAGGTTGGTGGAGGAGGTCCACTGAGGTTTGAGGGACCTCTTGGGCCTTTGCGGTTCGAGGGGCCTGCAGGGCAGCCTGTAGGTGGTCCTAGATTTGAAGGATCTGGAGTTGGTCTGAGGTTTGAGGGTCCCCGTGGTCAACCTTCAGGTGGTCTCAGGTTTGAGGGACCTCATGGTCAACCTATGGGGCCTCGGGGTCAGCCAGGGGGTGCTCTCAGGTTTGAGGGACCCCATGGTCAGCCCTTGGGGCCTCATGGTCAACCAGGGGGTGGCCTCAGGTTTGATGGGCCACATTTACAGCCATTGGGGCCCCATGGACAACCTGGAGGTGGCCTCAGATTTGAGGGTCCACATGGTCAGCCTATGGGGCCACATGGACCATCAGGTGGTGGGCTCAGATTTGAGGGGCCACATGGGCCATCAGGTGGTGGGCTGAGATTGGAAGGACCACATGGTCAGCCAGGTCTAGGTCCTAGGTTGATTGATGGACCGGTACACCAGGGAGCTGGTGGACTTCGATTTGATGGTCCTCTGGGTCGGGCTGGTCCGAGATTTGATGGCTGTCATGCAGCTGGATTTGATGGTCAGCCTGGACAGCTGTCTCTCCTACAAAGATTTGATGGAATTCATGGACAGCCTGGTCCAAGATTGGGACCTGGTCAACAGGCACAAGCAAGATTTGAAACAGCCATACCTCAAAGATTTGATGGACCTCACCAGCCAGCCTCTAGATTTGACTTGCCCCTTGGCCTTCAAGGTGCACGTTTTGAAAATGTAGCCAACCATCCTGCCTCAAGACTAGAAATGTCACCATATGGACAAGGTGGTCCATTTGTTGAACATCCTGGCCAGGGCTACAATGGACCAACTCATGGAATGCAGTTCCAGAGACCTGATATATTTGATGGTTCACCTGGACCAAATTTCAATGGGCCAGCTGGCCCAGGAGCACAGAACTTCCCACTGAGAGCAGCTGGACATTACTTTGATGAAAAAGGTCTTCAAGGTCCTCAATATGGAAATTTCAATAATATGCCAATGGGAAGTAATCAG GTTTCTCTCATGTCTGCTCAACCAGGACCTTATGGCCAAGGTCAACAGTATTTGCCAAATCCTGGAAGTTTTGTCCAGAATCCTGCAG GAGCCCTTCCTCATTCGTATCCTGATAACCATCTGGGACAACTTGATGTCAATGAATTGTTTGCTAAACTGCTGAAAACAGGGATCCTCAAATTATCAAAAACTGATTCCACTTCAGCAC AAGCAAATGAAACATCAGCCCAGCCAActgctgaagaagaagaagatgatCAGAATGAAGATCAAAATGTTCCAGACCTCACTAACTTCGTAGTTGAAGAACTTAGACA GCGTTATGATAGTGTTATAAATCGACTGTACACTGGAATTCAGTGTTACTCATGTGGAATGAGATTCACTACGTCACAGACAGATGTTTATGCAGATCATTTGGATTGGCATTATCGCCAGAATAGGACAGAAAAAGATGTTAGCAGAAAAATTACACACAGGAGATGGTACTACAGTTTAACA GACTGGATTGAATTTGAAGAAATAGCAGATCTAGAGGAGCGTGCTAAAAGCCAGTTCTTTGAAAAAGCTCATGAAGAGGTTGTGTTGAAGACACAAGAAGCTGCAAAAGAGAAGGAGTTTCAGAGTGTCCCTGCTGGACCAGCTGGAGCGGTCGAG agctgtgaaATTTGCCAGGAACAATTTGAACAGTATtgggatgaggaagaggaagagtgGCACCTGAAGAATGCTATCAGAGTAGATGAAAAG atttaccATCCGTCTTGTTACGAAGATTATCAAAAT ACATCATCATTTGATTGCACACCATCTCCCAGCAAGACTCCTTCAGAAAATCCACTGAATATAATGTTGAACATTGttaaacaagaaacagaagagtcCTGTGACTCACCTAAAATTAAAGAAGAACCTGATGACACCCCTCCTGTCTGTGCAGAAGAGAGCACACCTGCATCTACAGATATAAAAACAGAACCTGAAGAATCTGTTTAA